A single Photobacterium toruni DNA region contains:
- a CDS encoding HAD-IA family hydrolase gives MTTPALHRGFIFDVDATLVDTISIINEIWKTWAEIKNINFSDVYPHVHGRKINETLVAVDPKFNNDDDIAEIKAIAFEKMKSATAIEGAIKFVEQIPPNMWSIATSGPYNIAKTSLTASGFTLPKVMICGEDVTQGKPHPEPFLAAAKALGIPPEQCIAFEDSPVGIQSAKAAGCYTIALRTSHLDHELLAADTIIDNFNDISFKIENDNIHIILL, from the coding sequence TTGACTACTCCAGCTTTACATCGTGGTTTTATTTTTGATGTAGATGCCACTCTCGTCGATACAATTTCTATTATCAATGAAATATGGAAAACATGGGCAGAGATCAAAAATATTAATTTTTCTGATGTATATCCACATGTTCATGGCAGAAAAATCAATGAAACACTGGTCGCAGTAGATCCTAAATTTAACAATGACGATGATATCGCCGAAATAAAAGCCATTGCTTTTGAAAAAATGAAATCTGCAACTGCTATTGAGGGGGCGATTAAGTTTGTCGAACAAATACCACCGAATATGTGGAGTATTGCTACTAGTGGTCCTTATAATATAGCCAAAACAAGTTTAACGGCGTCGGGTTTTACGCTGCCGAAAGTGATGATTTGTGGGGAAGATGTCACTCAAGGAAAACCGCATCCAGAACCTTTTCTTGCTGCAGCCAAAGCACTCGGAATACCGCCAGAGCAGTGTATTGCATTTGAGGATTCTCCCGTGGGAATTCAATCAGCAAAAGCTGCTGGGTGTTACACTATCGCTTTACGAACAAGTCATTTAGACCATGAACTACTCGCGGCGGACACTATCATTGATAATTTCAATGATATTAGTTTTAAAATCGAAAACGATAATATCCACATTATCTTGTTATAG
- a CDS encoding ribosomal protein uL16 3-hydroxylase has product MYQLTFSFEEFLAEFWQKKPTIIKGGFKNFVDPISADELAGLAMEEEVDSRYIAKLADTWDVRHGPLTFDDTPTDNWSFIVQAANHWHEGAAQLITPFRQLPGWLLDDLMISYSTPGGGVGPHIDQYDVFITQGSGKRHWRVGPKKDDYEEECRHPALRQIKGFEPIIDDILEPGDILYIPPGFPHDGYAIETSMSFSVGFRSPKKQELLSSYADFVIANDIGDVHYHNPALPARANNGAILAEEAKDLENMMRSLLDHPQLLKQWLGEHLTQNRHELDIMPSEPPWQNNETYQFLEDGEAFKRIGGLRAFYHPDQAHIVYINGEQYQLPPECADAAKLLCDEEQITHAQLAKQLDHPAFLAMLTQLINLGYWYPVE; this is encoded by the coding sequence ATGTACCAATTGACGTTTTCATTTGAAGAATTTCTTGCCGAGTTTTGGCAAAAGAAACCCACTATTATCAAAGGCGGTTTTAAAAACTTTGTCGATCCCATTTCAGCAGATGAACTCGCTGGATTGGCAATGGAAGAAGAAGTTGATTCGCGTTATATCGCTAAATTAGCTGATACTTGGGATGTCCGTCATGGACCACTGACTTTTGATGATACACCCACAGATAATTGGTCATTCATCGTTCAAGCCGCTAACCATTGGCATGAAGGCGCAGCACAACTGATCACACCATTTCGTCAGTTACCCGGTTGGTTACTGGACGATCTAATGATCAGCTACTCGACCCCTGGCGGCGGTGTTGGCCCTCATATCGATCAGTATGATGTATTTATTACTCAAGGTTCAGGTAAACGTCATTGGCGCGTAGGCCCTAAAAAAGATGATTACGAAGAAGAGTGTCGTCATCCTGCCTTACGTCAAATCAAAGGCTTTGAGCCCATTATTGACGATATTTTAGAACCCGGTGATATTTTATATATTCCACCAGGTTTCCCGCATGATGGCTACGCGATTGAGACCTCAATGAGTTTTTCAGTCGGTTTCCGCTCACCAAAGAAACAAGAATTATTGAGCAGCTATGCCGACTTTGTGATTGCGAATGATATTGGTGATGTGCATTATCATAATCCAGCGTTGCCTGCCCGTGCTAACAACGGTGCTATCTTAGCTGAAGAAGCAAAAGATCTTGAAAATATGATGCGCAGCTTGCTTGATCACCCACAACTATTAAAGCAATGGTTGGGTGAACATTTAACCCAAAACCGTCATGAGCTGGATATAATGCCTTCTGAGCCACCATGGCAAAATAATGAGACTTATCAGTTTTTAGAAGACGGTGAAGCGTTTAAACGTATTGGTGGTTTACGTGCGTTTTATCATCCAGATCAAGCTCATATCGTTTATATTAATGGTGAGCAATATCAATTACCGCCAGAATGTGCTGATGCGGCTAAATTATTGTGTGATGAAGAACAAATCACCCATGCACAATTAGCTAAACAGCTTGATCACCCTGCATTTTTAGCAATGTTAACGCAGCTAATTAATCTTGGTTATTGGTACCCTGTTGAATAA
- a CDS encoding NADH:flavin oxidoreductase — MSTLFTEARIGNMALKNRFVRSATWENMATEDGHMTDKLYAIYEELAQGEVGLIVTGYANIVEEEKPNAGMMGMYNDSFIAEYQKLTDLVHQYDSKIVMQLAYGGTKTTYNVGERVIFAPSAVCEKGTQTLGQVMTQADIDYIVEAFALATKRAQDAGFDGVEIHAAHTYLINQFLSPYYNQRDDQYGGSLDNRMRFLLEIYAKIRTLVGDDFPILVKLTASEFFDGGLTFADTRLICKKLAAVGVDAIIISGNVHGKADTMVGESYDGYTIEAEGYFHQYGDVISQDVDVPVITVGGLSEFDAIEAMANNTGIEFFALSRPLLSEPKLIKRWLDGYKADVECERCSKCRTRRGNFCVTNKTRKAELARL, encoded by the coding sequence TTGAGTACTTTATTTACAGAAGCCCGTATTGGCAACATGGCATTAAAAAACCGCTTTGTTCGTAGTGCAACATGGGAAAATATGGCGACAGAAGATGGCCATATGACCGATAAACTTTATGCTATTTATGAAGAACTTGCGCAAGGGGAAGTGGGGCTGATCGTAACGGGTTATGCAAATATTGTCGAAGAAGAAAAACCCAATGCTGGCATGATGGGAATGTATAACGATTCGTTTATCGCAGAATATCAAAAATTGACGGATCTTGTTCATCAATATGATTCTAAAATCGTGATGCAATTGGCTTATGGTGGCACTAAAACAACCTACAATGTTGGCGAACGAGTGATCTTTGCTCCGAGTGCTGTGTGCGAGAAAGGTACTCAAACATTGGGTCAAGTAATGACGCAAGCTGACATCGATTATATTGTTGAAGCTTTTGCGTTAGCGACTAAACGTGCTCAAGATGCGGGTTTTGATGGCGTTGAAATTCATGCGGCACATACGTATTTAATTAACCAGTTTTTAAGCCCGTATTATAATCAGCGTGATGATCAGTATGGCGGTAGCCTTGATAACCGTATGCGATTTTTATTAGAGATTTACGCGAAAATTAGAACGCTAGTCGGTGATGATTTCCCTATTTTAGTGAAATTAACCGCTTCTGAGTTTTTTGATGGTGGATTAACATTTGCTGATACGCGCCTTATTTGTAAAAAGCTCGCAGCAGTGGGCGTGGATGCGATTATCATCTCTGGTAATGTACATGGTAAAGCAGACACCATGGTGGGTGAATCTTATGATGGTTATACTATTGAAGCTGAAGGTTATTTTCATCAATACGGTGATGTGATCAGCCAAGACGTTGATGTGCCTGTCATTACTGTTGGTGGCTTGAGTGAGTTTGATGCAATTGAAGCGATGGCGAATAATACTGGTATTGAATTTTTTGCATTATCACGTCCATTGTTGTCTGAGCCAAAGCTAATTAAACGTTGGTTAGATGGCTATAAAGCTGACGTTGAATGTGAACGTTGTTCAAAGTGTCGTACCCGCCGTGGTAACTTCTGTGTGACAAATAAAACCCGCAAAGCAGAATTAGCCCGTTTATAA
- the msrA gene encoding peptide-methionine (S)-S-oxide reductase MsrA encodes MSIEKAILAGGCFWGMQDLIRRQQGVIATQVGYTGGDVENATYRNHGTHAEAIEILFDTTQTSFTKILAYFFQIHDPSTINRQGNDLGTSYRSAIFYTSNEQKAIAEDLIKRMDASRVWPGLIVTEVVPAGDFWHAESEHQDYLLHQPNGYTCHFPRPDWVLPE; translated from the coding sequence ATGAGTATCGAAAAAGCAATACTGGCTGGTGGGTGTTTTTGGGGTATGCAAGATCTAATTCGTCGTCAACAGGGCGTGATCGCAACGCAGGTCGGTTATACGGGCGGTGATGTTGAAAATGCGACCTACCGCAATCATGGAACTCATGCCGAAGCGATTGAAATCCTCTTTGATACCACACAAACCAGTTTTACTAAAATCCTCGCTTACTTTTTTCAAATACATGATCCATCGACCATAAATCGTCAAGGTAATGACCTTGGTACATCTTATCGCTCAGCTATTTTTTATACCTCAAATGAGCAAAAAGCCATTGCTGAAGATCTGATTAAACGGATGGATGCTTCTCGTGTGTGGCCGGGACTAATCGTGACGGAAGTTGTGCCAGCGGGTGATTTTTGGCATGCAGAGTCTGAACATCAAGATTATTTATTACATCAACCTAATGGTTATACCTGCCATTTTCCTCGTCCTGATTGGGTACTGCCTGAGTAA
- a CDS encoding sugar O-acetyltransferase: MNEKDKMLAGLVYNASDEQLFAERMHAKSVCHRFNMADPTQLEAQMAILKGLLIIKDRAHIEPNFFCDYGYNIDVGSNFYSNHNLTILDVCKVTIGDNVLIGPHVMISTATHPLDPIERQHQEYGANVSIGNNVWIGGNVSILPGVAIGDNCVIGAGSVVTRDIPINSVAVGNPCRVTKTLATKVSAI, encoded by the coding sequence ATGAACGAAAAAGACAAAATGTTAGCAGGTCTTGTTTATAACGCGAGTGATGAACAGCTTTTTGCTGAGCGTATGCATGCTAAATCTGTTTGTCATCGCTTTAATATGGCTGATCCAACGCAGCTTGAAGCACAAATGGCGATATTAAAAGGGTTACTTATCATCAAAGACCGAGCCCACATTGAGCCGAATTTCTTCTGTGATTATGGGTATAACATTGACGTTGGCAGTAACTTTTATTCCAATCATAATTTGACCATTCTTGATGTTTGCAAAGTAACGATTGGCGATAATGTGCTGATTGGCCCACATGTAATGATTTCAACGGCGACGCATCCTTTAGATCCCATCGAGCGTCAACATCAGGAATATGGTGCGAATGTCAGTATTGGTAACAATGTTTGGATCGGTGGTAATGTATCGATATTGCCTGGGGTGGCTATTGGCGATAATTGCGTGATAGGGGCGGGTAGTGTGGTAACGCGTGATATTCCTATTAATAGCGTAGCTGTTGGTAATCCTTGTCGAGTAACGAAAACACTTGCAACCAAAGTCAGTGCAATATAG
- a CDS encoding prolyl-tRNA synthetase associated domain-containing protein produces MDIYKILDDLDIDYKKFLHPAVFNCEQAHLLALDIDGVATKNLFIKNKKGDRHFLIIMMDDKTIDFKRLSQRLNVSGLSFASSHRLDKYLGTSTGSVSLLDIIKDTQAAVELIIDKSIFNYSAIQCHPFTNTATLEIPMTGIHQLLAHYQRQYTEIEI; encoded by the coding sequence ATGGATATCTATAAGATACTTGATGATCTTGATATTGATTATAAAAAATTTCTACATCCTGCAGTATTTAATTGTGAACAAGCGCACTTATTAGCGTTAGATATTGATGGGGTTGCAACTAAAAACCTGTTTATTAAAAATAAGAAAGGTGATCGTCATTTTTTAATTATCATGATGGATGATAAAACTATTGATTTTAAACGATTAAGTCAAAGATTGAATGTTTCAGGTTTAAGTTTTGCTTCTAGTCATCGCTTAGATAAGTATTTAGGAACGAGTACGGGTTCTGTTTCGCTTTTAGATATTATTAAAGATACACAGGCGGCTGTTGAGTTAATTATTGATAAAAGTATATTTAATTATTCTGCTATACAGTGTCATCCCTTTACCAATACTGCAACATTAGAGATTCCGATGACTGGAATACACCAGCTTTTAGCGCATTATCAACGTCAATACACTGAAATAGAGATATAA
- a CDS encoding TDT family transporter, translated as MTTNKQQIELQKEMGPNWFASVMGTGIIANAAVGLPFIGKDLVGFSTVVWLIAFAMLIFMTIVKTYQTITKPHIIKRQFNDPVMSQFFGAPPMAFLTVAGGTLLLGPHLFGYPLALNIAWPLFWIGTISGIITAIIIPYRLFTHNEVHDDAAFGGWLMPVVPPMVSATIGSMFLSHMPHTTGQQTLLYGMYACFGMSLMASIIIITLIWSRLAHAGTSGSARVPTLWIVLGPLGQSITAVGGLGTAALFTVNEPIASAMNVMAILYGVPIWGFAMLWFCVAALLTLRAIRRKMPFALTWWAFTFPVGTCVTGTTQLALHTGLPVFQWASIILFACLILAWITATLGTFKGLKHGKIFNNPTAVVHIKSKKGNN; from the coding sequence ATGACGACAAATAAACAACAAATCGAACTACAAAAAGAGATGGGACCTAATTGGTTTGCATCTGTCATGGGAACGGGTATTATCGCCAATGCCGCTGTGGGTTTACCTTTTATAGGCAAAGACTTAGTCGGATTTTCAACCGTCGTTTGGTTAATTGCCTTTGCGATGCTGATCTTTATGACCATCGTAAAAACTTACCAAACAATCACTAAACCCCATATTATTAAACGCCAATTTAATGATCCTGTTATGTCCCAATTTTTTGGTGCGCCACCGATGGCATTTCTAACCGTTGCAGGCGGTACACTCCTATTAGGCCCTCACCTTTTTGGATACCCTCTTGCATTAAATATTGCTTGGCCACTTTTTTGGATTGGAACAATCAGCGGCATTATCACTGCCATTATTATTCCGTACCGTTTATTTACCCATAATGAAGTGCATGATGATGCTGCTTTTGGCGGTTGGTTAATGCCTGTAGTGCCACCGATGGTATCGGCAACTATCGGCTCTATGTTCCTCTCTCATATGCCTCACACCACGGGTCAACAAACGCTACTTTATGGCATGTACGCCTGTTTTGGTATGAGCTTAATGGCATCCATTATTATTATTACATTAATTTGGAGTCGTTTAGCCCATGCAGGTACATCAGGCAGTGCTCGTGTTCCAACGCTATGGATTGTATTAGGTCCTTTAGGGCAATCAATTACAGCCGTGGGAGGTTTAGGTACTGCCGCGCTATTTACCGTTAATGAGCCTATTGCCAGTGCGATGAATGTTATGGCGATTTTATATGGTGTACCTATTTGGGGCTTTGCGATGTTATGGTTCTGTGTAGCCGCATTATTAACCTTACGTGCCATACGTCGTAAAATGCCTTTTGCGTTAACCTGGTGGGCATTTACCTTCCCCGTTGGCACATGTGTGACAGGAACAACACAATTGGCACTCCACACCGGTTTACCTGTTTTTCAGTGGGCGTCAATTATACTGTTCGCTTGCCTGATTTTGGCGTGGATCACCGCGACATTAGGCACATTTAAAGGCTTAAAACACGGGAAGATTTTTAATAATCCAACCGCTGTTGTTCATATAAAATCAAAAAAAGGTAATAACTAA
- a CDS encoding pyrimidine dimer DNA glycosylase/endonuclease V: protein MNIFILDHDIEKCAQYHCDQHVVKMILESVQLLCTALNKKGFTTPYKSTHMNHPCVLWVEQSYDNFLWLKALTIALNKEYKFRYNKTTDHKSITVLAEIERHSYDAIGLTPFAQAMPNDYKVEADAIEAYRNFYRGDKAAFAKWTKRSPPEWFYAV from the coding sequence ATGAATATTTTTATTTTAGATCACGATATTGAAAAATGTGCTCAATATCATTGTGATCAACATGTGGTTAAAATGATTTTAGAAAGTGTCCAACTTTTATGTACCGCGCTTAATAAAAAAGGCTTTACGACGCCGTATAAATCAACCCATATGAATCATCCCTGTGTACTCTGGGTTGAGCAATCTTATGATAATTTTCTTTGGTTAAAAGCATTAACGATAGCACTAAATAAAGAATATAAATTTAGGTACAACAAAACCACTGATCATAAATCCATTACTGTATTGGCTGAGATTGAACGTCATTCTTATGATGCTATAGGATTAACGCCATTTGCTCAGGCAATGCCTAATGATTATAAAGTGGAGGCTGATGCAATTGAGGCTTATCGTAATTTTTATCGAGGTGATAAGGCGGCCTTTGCTAAATGGACTAAACGATCCCCTCCAGAGTGGTTTTACGCTGTTTAG
- a CDS encoding type II toxin-antitoxin system RelE/ParE family toxin has protein sequence MQLNIENKFKSYQTHNDIYHCKSLKLLNPKIWKYKGLIYKLRVDNGKESARVLFIKTKENDVVIIHAFLKSTQKTPKKEAKQAISVYQQLDDIDIEAWTNHGQ, from the coding sequence TTGCAGCTTAATATTGAGAATAAATTTAAGTCTTATCAGACCCATAATGATATTTATCATTGTAAAAGCTTAAAGCTGTTAAATCCCAAGATATGGAAATATAAAGGCTTAATATACAAACTCAGGGTCGATAATGGTAAGGAGTCTGCAAGGGTATTGTTCATTAAAACCAAAGAGAATGATGTTGTTATTATTCATGCCTTTTTAAAATCGACTCAGAAAACACCCAAAAAAGAAGCGAAGCAGGCGATCAGTGTTTATCAACAGCTTGACGATATAGATATTGAGGCTTGGACTAATCATGGTCAGTAG
- a CDS encoding DMT family transporter codes for MSNFSLNKIPIGVRYMLMSALAFALMSSCVKLVHTYGIPVFEIVAARAIVSLIISYADVKRKRIEIWGNNRKLLLTRGITGSFSLICVYYAVSTLPLAEATILQYLNPVFTAVLAILFLKEKVHISTIICIVCSILGLLLMVGPGLSFDHVQQLPLFSIGIALLGAFGSGVSYIIVKRLSSTEDSSVIIFYFPLIALPLSVLLLGDGFVMPTKEALFLLLFVGIFTQFGQVGLTKAMKVEVASKATAYSYIQVVFSIILGWLVFSEVPSAWTLAGGSMIVLGALVNVIGSLRANKLTTG; via the coding sequence ATGTCCAATTTTTCTTTGAATAAAATACCTATTGGCGTCAGATATATGCTGATGTCAGCACTTGCGTTTGCATTAATGTCGAGTTGTGTGAAATTAGTACATACTTATGGCATTCCTGTTTTTGAAATTGTTGCTGCGCGCGCAATTGTATCGTTGATTATTAGCTATGCTGATGTTAAACGTAAACGGATTGAGATCTGGGGTAATAACCGTAAGCTATTATTAACTCGTGGTATTACGGGGTCATTTTCATTAATTTGTGTTTATTATGCCGTCTCAACCTTACCTTTAGCCGAAGCGACTATTTTACAGTACCTTAATCCTGTTTTTACGGCAGTGTTAGCGATCCTTTTCCTCAAAGAAAAAGTCCATATAAGCACCATTATTTGTATTGTGTGCTCAATTTTGGGGTTATTGCTAATGGTGGGACCGGGGCTCTCATTTGATCACGTTCAGCAATTACCATTATTTAGTATTGGTATCGCACTGCTCGGCGCATTTGGTAGTGGCGTGTCTTATATTATTGTTAAGCGGTTGAGTAGCACTGAAGATAGTTCGGTCATTATTTTTTATTTTCCATTAATTGCGTTGCCATTGTCGGTGTTATTACTGGGTGATGGTTTTGTTATGCCAACCAAAGAAGCGCTGTTCTTACTGCTTTTTGTGGGTATTTTCACTCAGTTTGGTCAAGTGGGTTTAACCAAGGCAATGAAAGTCGAAGTGGCAAGTAAAGCAACCGCATACTCTTACATTCAAGTGGTATTTTCTATTATTCTAGGTTGGTTAGTTTTCAGCGAAGTACCATCTGCATGGACATTAGCTGGAGGATCAATGATAGTACTTGGCGCATTAGTGAACGTTATTGGCAGTCTACGTGCTAATAAGCTGACAACAGGTTAG
- a CDS encoding DUF3297 family protein, protein MTDTTSRPTLPDHLAGNPRSPFFLEAAFEFEIGIRLNGKERFDVEEYCISEGWVKVPSPKALDRRGNPMLITLKGTVEAFYK, encoded by the coding sequence ATGACCGATACTACATCACGACCAACTTTACCTGATCACCTTGCTGGTAATCCTCGTAGCCCATTCTTCCTAGAAGCTGCTTTTGAATTCGAAATTGGTATTCGACTAAATGGTAAAGAGCGTTTTGATGTTGAAGAATACTGCATCAGTGAAGGTTGGGTAAAAGTACCGTCACCTAAAGCATTAGATCGTCGCGGTAACCCAATGCTTATTACTCTAAAAGGCACTGTTGAAGCTTTTTATAAGTAA